cgtagattaggattttagtttttccgcgagcagacattacaatggcttgtctgttctatttgtccatgttggctctcatatccaatttttcccttaccagcttttccatgatgtgatccatcttacgcttttttatattgtggaggacctgagtccgcctgaatttcgggagattttcgggagaaaatttgtcccgggaggttttcgggagaggcgctgaatttcgggagtctcccggaaaatccgggagggttggcaagtatgaatgcagagaataattttgccacacctagtgtgtgtctgacaatcattggtacttgtaactttagtatcgactagatacgctcctgtacttggtatcattacagtggatgttaggtttaAGGGGcgggaatatgattcattattattcgcccggaaaagggtggagtgccatctccgggttggggaggagactctgccccaagtggaggagttcaagtacctaggagtcttgttcacgagtgggggaagagtggatcgtgagatcgacaggcggatcggtgcggcgtcttcagtaatgcggacgctgtatcgatccgttgtggtgaagaaggagctgagccggaaggcaaagctctcaatttaccggtcgatctacgttcccatcctcacctatggtcatgagctttgggttatgaccgaaaggacaagatcacgggtacaagcggccgaaatgagtttcctccgccgggtggcggggctctcccttagagatagggtgagaagctctgtcatccggggggagctcaaagtaaagccgctgctcctccacatcgagaggagccagatgaggtggttcgggcatctggtcaggatgccacccgaacgcctccctagggaggtgtttagggcacgtccaaccggtaggaggccacggggaagacccaggacacgttgggaagactatgtctcccggctggcctgggaacgcctcgggatcccccgggaagagctggacgaagtggctgtggagagggaagtctgggcttccctgcttaggctgctgcccccgcgacccgaactcggataagcggaagaagatggatggatggatggattattgcaGTACTATACCAAGTATACACACGTACAAGCCTATCAAatatcaatgttgtgtttgtgtcccACCCACAGGTACCTGGGGATCACGCGGCCTCTCACCTACCCGGCCCGGCAGAACGGTCAGCTGATGGCAAAGATGATCATGGGGGTGTGGCTGGCGTCGGCGTCCATCACTCTGCCCCCCTTCTGCGGCTGGGCCAAGAACGTCCACACCGCCGGCGTGTGCCTCATCAGCCAAGACTTTGGCTACACCATCTACTCCACGGCGGTGGCCTTCTACATCCCCATGCTGGTCATGCTGGTCATGTACTACAAAATCTTCCGGGCGGCCCGCAAGAGCGGCGCCAAGCACCGCTTCACCGACCTCCCCCGCCGCGAGCGCCTGGAAACGGTGGCTAACGAGGCGCTGCGGATGCAGGGCCTGAAGCCTCCCGGTGTGGCGGAGGAGTGCGCGGCTTTGTCCCGACTGCTGAACCGTGAACGGAGAAACATCTCCATTTTCAAACGGGAGCAGAAAGCGGCGACGACACTGGGGGTGATTGTGGGGGTCTTTGCTGTGTGCTGGCTGCCATTCTTCATCCTGTCCACGGCCAGACCTTTTATCTGTGGGGTGGAGTGCAGCTGCGTGCCCATCTGGCTGGAGCGCACACTGCTCTGGTTGGGGTACGCCAACTCCCTCATGAACCCCTTCATCTACGCCTTCTTCAACCGAGACCTGCGCTCCACGTACCGCGACCTTCTCCGCTGCCGATATCGGAACATCAACCGGCGTCTGTCGGCCGTGGGCGTGCACGAAGCCCTGAAGGTTTAGAGAACACCGACATGGTGGCCCCGCACTCCTGGATTGTTGCATATCAGAAAGATTCTGACAGAACGGGAGTCACTTTAGGACGCTCGCTGAGTACTTCAGAGTGAGAGATAGACACTCGGTTAGgctatttttggaaaaaaagaattATTGTCGGGTGGTGCCGTGTCTCGCCGTCTACCACGGAGACACGAGACAAAGACGATTGGAGCCAAACAATTGATGTGTATTATAAAAGTGTATGTTCGACATTTGAGCACAATGCGTACGAGGACCATTCTGCTGAGTCGGTGCTGTTGTGCGTCACGAGGAAATCAATGCAGGATAGAAGTTTACATTTGGAAAGATACTGGAATAAAATTGCATTGTTTCCCGGCTTACTAAAATTGGATTTTGCCATGgaaacatttaaatattttacaagttttttttttgtttttttttacaatattgtgTCCTTTTCTCAACTAttctttaataattaaaaaacaacaactgttagGCGTGGCGAGAATGAGGACTCGGGTGCAGAAAGGGCACGATTGACACGGGCTTTATTtgaacagttttctttgaaatctctttggacagagtgattaaaacaaagtggctacaaaatcacgtggacatcgggggcggtaccactggattggcagaccggggtggtggttcctctctttaagaaggggaaccggatcgtgggatcacactcctcagccttcccggtaaggtctattcaggtgtactggagaggaggctacgccggatagtcgaacctcggattcaggaggaacagtgtggttttcgtcctggtcgtggaactgtggaccagctctatactctcggcagggtccttgagggtgcatgggagtttgcccaaccagtctacatgtgttttgtggacttggagaaggcattcgaccgtgtccctcgggaagtcctgtggggagtgctcagagagtatggggtatcggactgtctgattgtggcagtccgctccctgtatgatcagtgtcagagcttggtccgcattgccggcagtaagtcggacacgtttccagtgagggttggactccgccaaggctgccctttgtcacccattctgttcataacttttatggacagaatttctaggcgcagtcaaggcgttgaggggatctggtttggtggctgcaggattaggtctctgctttttgcagatgatgtgatcctgatggcttcatctggccaggatcttcagctctcactggatcggttcgcagctgagtgtgaagcgactgggatgagaatcagcacctccaagtccgagtccatggttctcgcccggaaaagggtggagtgccatctccgggttggggaggaaatcttgccccaagtggaggagttcaagtacctcggagtcttgttcacgagtgggggaagagtgggtcgtgagatcgacaggcggatcggtgcggcgtcttcagtaatgcggacgctgtatcgatccgttgtggtgaagaaggagctgagccggaaggcaaagctctcaatttaccggtcgatctacgttcccatcctcacctatggtcatgagctttgggtcatgaccgaaaggacaagatcacgggtacaagcggccgaaatgagtttcctccgccgggtggcggggctctcccttagagatagggtgagaagctctgtcatccggggggagctcaaagtaaagccgctgctcctccacatcgagaggagccagatgaggtggttcgggcatctggtcaggatgccacccgaacgcctccctagggaggtgtttagggcacgtccgaccggtaggaggccgcggggaagacccaggacacgttgggaagactatgtctcccagctggcctgggaacgcctcggggtcccacaggaagagctggatgaactggctggggagagggaagtctgggcttccctgcttaggctgctgcccccgcgacccgacctcggataagcggaagaagatggatggatggatggatgggctacaAAATCTATCTTTGATACATTAGAGTAACAAAAGATATATAGCATAGGGCAGTGGTCTGCAACCAACgggtcgattggtaccgggccgcacaagaaaaaaaaaaaaaaaaaagaaaaaaaaaaaaaaagttttttttttttttttttttaaattaaatcaacataaaagatacacttacaattagtgcaccaacccaaaaaaacctccctcccccatttacactcattcacacaaaagggttgtttctttctgttattaatattctgcttcctacattatatatcaatatatatcaatacagtctgcagtccgtaagcacacaagattgtatttttttatgacaaaaaaataaaaaataatcacacCCCCAAAAAATCCTCCCCAACGTGTTTTTTTATACAAATTTATGTCCTTTTCTCAACTATtctttaataattaaaaacaacaacaactgctAGGCCGTGGCGAGAATGAGGACTCGGGTGCAGAAGGGGGACGATTGACACGGGCTTTATTtgaacagttttctttgaaatctCTTTGGACAGAGTGATTAAAACAAAGTGGCTACAAAATCTATCTTTGATACATTAGAGTAACAAAAGATATATAGCATAGGGCAGTGGTCTGCAACCAACgggtcgattggtaccgggccgcaaaagaaaaaaaattttttttattttattttttattttttttaaaaaaattaaatcaacataaatcaaatcaaatcaaatcaactttatttataaagcacatttaaaatttaccacaggggtagccaaagtgctgtacaatgaacaggttaaaagataaaacgagtaccgagcaaacacaacacaacacaaacagagcacgataaaaaataaataattaaaatagaataaataaaaacataaaaacaggttcacagcaggtgtattatggggcgccattgcaggatggatatcactcagtgttaaaagccatggaataaaagtatgtttttaagagagatttaaaaacaggaagagaggaggcttgtctaacactcaggggtaggtcgttccagagcttgggagcagcaacggcgaaagctctgtcacctctaagcttcagccttgtgtcagggaccgtcaacagcagctgatcggctgatcttaaggatcgggtggggcagtaaggctgaaggaggtctgagagatataaaacataaaacataaaaacataagatacacttacaattagtgcaccaacccaaaaaacctccctcccccatttacactcattcacacaaaagggttgtttctttctgttattaatattctgcttcctacattatatatcaatatatatcaatacagtctgcagtctgtaagcacacaagattgtatttttttatgacaaaaaaataaataaaataaaataatcacccccccaaaaaaatcctcCCCAATGTGTTTTTTTATACAAATTTGTGTCCTTTTCTTGACTAttctttaataattaaaaaacaacaactgccaGGCCTTGACGAGAATGAGGACTCGGGTGCAGAAGGGGGACGATTGACACAAGCTTTATTtgaacagttttctttgaaatctCTGTGGACAGAGTGATTAAAACAAAGTGGCTACAAAATCTATCTTTGATTCATTAGAGTAACAAAAGATATATAGCATAGGGCAGTGGTCTGCAACCAAGgggccgcggcctggtaccggtccgtggatcgattggtaccgggccacacaagaaaaacaaattaaaacattaaaattaaatcaacataaaaaacacaaaatacacttacaattagtgcaccaacccaaaaaacctccctcccccatttacactcattcacacaaaagggttgtttctttctgttattaatattgtggttcctacatcatatatcaatatatatcaatacagtctgcaagggatacagtccgtaagcacacatgattgtatttttttatgacaaaaaaaaacaaaaacaaaaaaaaaactggtaaAATATTCTggtaaatctgggaattttttggaatttgtcaagggaaagcctgcggaacagtttgaagttggaacggtttgaataagATAAAAAATGCGGGagctgtggaactttgaagaatgtcccattgatttcaatgggaatttcccccaaatttggtaatttcgtgaatatcgggaattttttggaaaatgttaaaaaacttgaacgttctgaatgagttgaaatggttgttgttggaattattcaaatcggtcgagaaagtaacattttaattgagaaatggtattaaggaattcctgcaattttggggaaaaactggaatttttccagttcgaaggtctcaaggttggcaagtatgaaaatagccaattcattttgaatgatcaaaatgtcccggaaaaacctgaaattctgggaaatctgggaatattttggaattagtcaagggaaagcctgcgattcccgaataggctgaacagtttgaatcagatgaaaaatgctggagttgtccaactttgaagaatgtcccattgatttcaatgggaatttccccaaaattaggaaatttcgggaaaagcgggaattttttagaaaattaaaaaatatttgaatgttctgaatgagttgaaatggttggtgttggaatttttcaaatcggtcgagaaatgttgtagtagtaaaaacccccccacccccccggtccgtgggacaaattttcaagcgttgaccggtccgcagttacaaaaaggttggggaccactggcagAGGGCGTAAAGCaatcaaccaaaaatcactccatagggAGGAAAAAGGCAATAGCAAAATTCAACACGAATCTaataacaaaacaacaacaatctatgattagctacaaaaaaaaaggtaactcAGTCATGCAGAGGAGGAGACAAGAAGCTATAAACAGAAAGTACGCTataaagtagtgatgggtccggtaacaccgatgcatcggcgcatgcgtcgagctcatagagcaaaaccctgtgtcggtgcgcgtaccgcttttagaaagtcacgtgaccgatcatgagctgttttggtcacgtgaccgatacgccaactgtgtcgcactgacgcctcctctgtgccctgtgagcggctcttttctacagccggagaaataataactaagagaaatcgtctaaaatgtaatacgtcggaaaaacttttctttttttttttaataaaaatgtaaaaaaattaaataaaaaaaattcccagtccacaatcatccacaacacgttctcttagatttccatgttatgatacatgttcacattatttattgactgtatctaaaaaagacaaaaaatatatttttatttaaatgaagttatgaaataatcctaaatgaaatacaatgacttggtttatattattgtatatactagggcaggggttctcaaccttttttcagcaatgtaccccctgtgaattttttttttattcaagtaccccctaatcagagcaaagcatttttggttgaaaaaaaaaaaagataaagaagtaaaatacagcactatgtcatcagtttctgatttattaaattgtataacagtgcaaaatattgctcatttgtagtggtctttgttgaactatttggaaaaaaagataaaaataactaaaaacttgttgaaaaataaacaagtgattcaattataaataaagatttctccacatagaagtaatcatcaacttaaagtgccctctttggggattgtaatagagatccatcaacttaattctaaacatttcttcacaaaaaaaaaaaaatctttaacatcaatatttatggaacatgtccacaaaaaatctagctgtcaacactgaatattgcattgttgcatttcttttcacacttctttttgacagacattttagtgacaaacctgagcttgtgcttcactgagtttatgaacttacattcatattttgttgaagtattattcaataaatatatttataaagtatttttgaattgttgctatttttagaatatttaaaaaaaatctcacgtaccccttggcataccttcaagtacccccatttgagaaccactgtactaggtcatcaaatcagtgtcagttgagtcggtccataggttgcctgtagggatttttaatgtccagcagatgtcagtatttagtgacacagtatcgacacagtatcaatacagttttgcaatgtgtcgaaacgcttcatgacgcctcatcaacccatcactacaaagCACTATGAAATTAGTACAAAAAACTTGACCAAAAAACCTTAGCAAATGAAAATCACTCTTTCTCAGAGGGatcaaagaaatcaataaataaggcGAGGCAATAGTTAacaatagtgatgggtccggcaacaccgatgcatcggcgcatgcgtcgagctcatagagcgaaaccctgtgtcggttttagaaagtcacgtgaccgatcatgagctgttttggtcaagtgaccgatacgccaactgtgtcgcactgacgcctcctctgtgccctgtgagcggctcttttctacagccggagaaataataactaagaagagaaatcgtctaaaatgtaataaatcggaaaacctttttttttttttataaaaatgtgtaaaaaaattaaataaatacaaattcccagtccacaatcatccacaacacgttctcttagatttccatgttatgatacatgttcacattatttattgactgtatctaaaaaagataaaaagatatttttatttaaatgaagatatgaaataatcctaaatgaaatacaatgacttggtttatattattgtatatactagggcaggggtcaccaacgcggtgcccgcggtcaccaggtagcccgtaaggaccagatcagtcgcccgctggcctgttctaaaaatagctcaaagagcagcacttaccagtgagctgcctctattgtttaaattgtatttatttactagcaagctggtctcgctttgctcgacatttttaattaaagttaaaagttaaagtaccaatgattgtcacacacacactaggtgtggcgaaattattctctgcatttgacccatcacccttgatcaccccctgggaggtgaggggagcagtgggcagcagcggtggccgcgcccgggaatcatttttggtgatttaacccccaattccaacccttgatgctgagtgacaagcaggg
The Nerophis lumbriciformis linkage group LG12, RoL_Nlum_v2.1, whole genome shotgun sequence DNA segment above includes these coding regions:
- the htr7c gene encoding 5-hydroxytryptamine receptor 7; the encoded protein is MFNTSAIELRKEDLPQLLNGTLQLLHDVAVTVAPTAMWNNQSCGEQLQDFGRPEKILIGVMLAIITAVTVMGNTLVVIAVCVVKKLRQPSNYLLVSLAVADLSVAIVVMPFVIVTDLTGGKWLFGEVFCNIFIGMDVMCCTASIMTLCVISVDRYLGITRPLTYPARQNGQLMAKMIMGVWLASASITLPPFCGWAKNVHTAGVCLISQDFGYTIYSTAVAFYIPMLVMLVMYYKIFRAARKSGAKHRFTDLPRRERLETVANEALRMQGLKPPGVAEECAALSRLLNRERRNISIFKREQKAATTLGVIVGVFAVCWLPFFILSTARPFICGVECSCVPIWLERTLLWLGYANSLMNPFIYAFFNRDLRSTYRDLLRCRYRNINRRLSAVGVHEALKV